A region from the Halomarina litorea genome encodes:
- a CDS encoding AAA family ATPase: MEGPLWTETHAPSLSELPQPSVRDALTRAVDQPMNLVLYGPQGVGKTAAVRALAREAHDDETDLVELNVDDFFSRTKTEIKNDPRFESFLVGRSRMSKRDMINRVLKESASYAPVSGEYKTVLLDNAEAIREDFQQALRRVMERHHRTTQFVIATRQPSKLIPPIRSRCFNVPVREPTHGETVAVLERVVEAEGVEYDADGLEYVAGYADGDLRRAILGAQTTAEDADEVTMQAAYEALGEVGLTERVEEMLTAAEAGEFSDARNTLDDLLVDEGYSGQEILADILAVSRSRRSGRELTALHRLAGEVDLDLAEGTSDRIHLGRLLAELGR; encoded by the coding sequence ATGGAGGGCCCGCTGTGGACCGAGACCCACGCGCCGTCGCTGAGTGAGTTGCCACAGCCGTCGGTGCGCGACGCCCTGACGCGCGCCGTCGACCAGCCCATGAACCTCGTGCTGTACGGGCCACAGGGGGTCGGCAAGACCGCCGCGGTGCGGGCGCTGGCCCGCGAGGCACACGACGACGAGACCGACCTCGTCGAACTCAACGTGGACGACTTCTTCTCGCGGACGAAGACGGAGATAAAGAACGACCCGCGCTTCGAGTCGTTTCTCGTCGGCCGTTCCCGGATGTCCAAGCGGGACATGATCAACCGCGTCCTGAAGGAGTCCGCGAGCTACGCCCCCGTCTCCGGGGAGTACAAGACCGTCCTGCTGGACAACGCGGAGGCCATCCGCGAGGACTTCCAGCAGGCGCTCCGGCGGGTGATGGAGCGCCACCACCGGACGACGCAGTTCGTCATCGCCACCCGCCAGCCCTCGAAACTCATCCCGCCCATCCGCTCGCGGTGTTTCAACGTCCCCGTCCGGGAACCGACACACGGCGAGACCGTCGCGGTCCTCGAACGCGTCGTGGAGGCCGAGGGCGTCGAGTACGACGCCGACGGACTGGAGTACGTGGCGGGGTACGCCGACGGCGACCTCCGGCGGGCGATTCTGGGGGCACAGACCACCGCCGAGGACGCCGACGAGGTGACGATGCAGGCGGCCTACGAGGCCCTCGGCGAGGTCGGCCTCACCGAACGCGTCGAGGAGATGCTGACCGCTGCGGAGGCCGGCGAGTTCTCCGACGCCCGGAACACGCTGGACGACCTGCTGGTCGACGAGGGCTACAGCGGACAGGAAATACTCGCGGACATCCTCGCGGTCTCCCGATCGCGTCGCTCGGGGCGCGAACTCACGGCGCTCCACCGACTCGCTGGGGAGGTGGACCTCGACCTCGCGGAGGGGACGAGCGACCGCATCCATCTGGGGCGGTTGCTCGCGGAACTCGGGCGCTGA
- a CDS encoding rubrerythrin-like domain-containing protein, which translates to MKAETSQRGLYECLDCGRRVESLEGSRLCSKCGGYLMDISVPRHQ; encoded by the coding sequence ATGAAGGCAGAAACGTCTCAGAGAGGTCTGTACGAGTGTCTCGACTGCGGTCGGCGCGTCGAATCCCTCGAGGGGAGTCGCCTCTGTTCGAAGTGCGGCGGCTATCTGATGGACATCAGCGTCCCGCGACACCAGTAG
- a CDS encoding methyltransferase domain-containing protein: MYVLELGGEDDAFARCEAASACTDVRPLAAGLATARGVSDRVHGLAYTHRASALLGHTDASVESARALLDAASFDREGSVAVRARDVKRTTGVDTQRAERELGSVLVDRGFSVDLDDPDHELRALFSVPGNEAEDDARDAEPVWRGGDGTPDEGSNSADPLAPAPDGEGVCALGWLEVESVRDYGDRRPTDRPFFQPGSMGPLFARALVNVAGARPGARVLDPMCGTGGVLVEAGLVGGDVVGADAQAKMVRGARENLAHFLEDFDVCRGDATHLPFRDASVDAVVFDAPYGRQSKVVGDLAELVEDALREARRVAPSCVVVADRSWREAAERAGWTVEATFERRVHRSLDRHVLVLR; encoded by the coding sequence GTGTACGTGCTGGAACTGGGCGGCGAGGACGACGCCTTCGCGCGCTGTGAGGCCGCGAGCGCCTGTACGGACGTGCGCCCCCTCGCGGCCGGCCTCGCGACCGCCCGCGGCGTCTCCGACCGGGTGCACGGCCTCGCCTACACCCACCGAGCGAGCGCCCTCCTCGGACACACCGACGCCAGCGTCGAGAGCGCCCGCGCCCTCCTCGACGCCGCCTCCTTCGACCGCGAGGGGTCCGTCGCCGTCCGCGCCCGCGACGTCAAGCGCACCACGGGCGTCGACACCCAGCGTGCCGAACGCGAACTCGGGAGCGTCCTCGTCGACCGCGGGTTCTCCGTCGACCTCGACGACCCGGACCACGAACTCCGGGCGCTGTTCAGCGTCCCCGGGAACGAAGCGGAGGACGACGCCCGGGACGCTGAACCCGTCTGGCGCGGCGGCGACGGGACCCCCGACGAGGGGTCGAATTCCGCCGACCCGCTCGCGCCCGCCCCGGACGGCGAGGGGGTCTGTGCGCTCGGGTGGCTCGAAGTCGAGAGCGTCCGCGACTACGGCGACCGCCGACCCACCGACCGCCCGTTCTTCCAACCGGGGAGCATGGGGCCGCTGTTCGCCCGTGCGCTGGTCAACGTCGCCGGGGCGCGCCCCGGCGCGCGCGTCCTCGACCCGATGTGCGGCACCGGGGGCGTCCTCGTCGAGGCGGGTCTCGTCGGGGGGGACGTGGTGGGTGCCGACGCGCAGGCGAAGATGGTCCGGGGCGCACGCGAGAACCTCGCGCACTTCCTCGAGGACTTCGACGTCTGCCGGGGCGACGCTACCCACCTCCCCTTCCGGGACGCGAGCGTCGACGCCGTCGTCTTCGACGCGCCCTACGGCCGCCAGTCGAAGGTCGTCGGCGACCTCGCCGAACTGGTCGAAGACGCCCTCCGGGAAGCCCGACGGGTCGCCCCGTCCTGTGTCGTCGTGGCCGACCGCTCCTGGCGCGAGGCCGCGGAGCGCGCCGGGTGGACCGTCGAGGCGACCTTCGAACGGCGCGTCCACCGGTCGCTCGACAGACACGTTCTCGTGCTGCGGTGA
- a CDS encoding TATA-box-binding protein → MTDPKETINIENVVASTGIGQELDLQSVAMDLEGADYDPEQFPGLVYRTQNPKSAALIFRSGKIVCTGAKSTDDVHESLRIVFDKLRDLEIQVDEDPEIVVQNIVTSADLGRTLNLNAIAIGLGLENIEYEPEQFPGLVYRLDDPDVVALLFGSGKLVITGGKQPVDAEHAVDKIVSRLEELGLLES, encoded by the coding sequence ATGACCGACCCCAAGGAAACCATCAACATCGAGAACGTTGTTGCGTCGACGGGCATCGGCCAGGAGCTGGACCTCCAGAGTGTCGCGATGGACCTGGAGGGGGCCGACTACGACCCCGAGCAGTTCCCCGGCCTCGTCTACCGGACCCAGAACCCGAAGTCCGCCGCGCTCATCTTCCGCTCCGGGAAGATCGTCTGTACCGGTGCGAAGTCCACCGACGACGTCCACGAGAGCCTCCGCATCGTCTTCGACAAGCTCCGCGACCTCGAGATTCAGGTCGACGAGGACCCCGAGATCGTTGTCCAGAACATCGTCACCTCCGCGGACCTCGGGCGGACGCTCAACCTGAACGCCATCGCCATCGGCCTCGGGCTGGAGAACATCGAGTACGAACCCGAGCAGTTCCCCGGTCTCGTCTACCGTCTCGACGACCCTGACGTGGTCGCGCTGCTGTTCGGCTCCGGGAAACTCGTCATCACGGGCGGCAAGCAGCCCGTCGACGCCGAACACGCCGTCGACAAGATCGTCTCCCGCCTCGAGGAACTCGGCCTCCTCGAGTCGTAG
- a CDS encoding DUF7473 family protein: MIPAQADVTGGGLLAIVVTFLVAWLFYAVTLHLAATFFIGDVPSQRAATAALAPAVVSMLFQLGSLNDAIALFALFTLASVVAAIHVVYRVRWVTAGLLGLLHFAFALALGLALYNIITFL, from the coding sequence ATGATTCCGGCACAGGCGGACGTCACGGGCGGTGGCCTGCTCGCCATCGTCGTCACGTTCCTCGTGGCGTGGCTGTTCTACGCCGTCACGCTCCACCTCGCCGCGACGTTCTTCATCGGCGACGTGCCGTCACAGCGCGCGGCGACGGCGGCGCTCGCCCCCGCCGTCGTCTCCATGCTGTTCCAGCTCGGCTCGCTGAACGACGCCATCGCCCTGTTCGCCCTCTTCACGCTCGCCAGCGTCGTCGCCGCCATCCACGTCGTCTACCGCGTCCGGTGGGTGACGGCGGGACTGCTCGGCCTCCTGCACTTCGCGTTCGCGCTGGCGCTCGGACTCGCGCTGTACAACATCATCACCTTCCTCTGA
- a CDS encoding CPBP family intramembrane glutamic endopeptidase — MSVRDLGWNRVERRPRAPLRLLGTLVFLAVATVGTGALVYALALPFAFESVGTAGTAVVTAVGAVFAVFASAVLLDRRPLADYGFHLGRRWGADLAVGLALGGVLLTLVFLVALAAGWVAVVGTFRAPGAFLPALAGNVLVFCLVGLYEELLVRGYLLRNLAEGLAGYVSEQWAVGASVLFSSAVFGALHLGNPNATLVSALGITLAGVMLAAGFVFTGELALPIGLHVTWNVFQGLVFGFPVSGLTVGTTLLATREQGPDLLTGGSFGPEAGLLGVLATLVGLVSTLWYVRRAEGAVRIHDRVTTPRLRWWD; from the coding sequence ATGAGCGTTCGTGACCTCGGCTGGAACCGGGTCGAGCGCCGGCCGCGCGCCCCACTCAGGCTGCTCGGAACGCTCGTGTTCCTCGCCGTCGCCACCGTCGGGACCGGGGCGCTGGTGTACGCGCTGGCGCTCCCGTTCGCGTTCGAGTCGGTCGGGACGGCCGGGACCGCCGTCGTCACCGCCGTGGGGGCCGTGTTCGCCGTGTTCGCCAGCGCCGTCCTCCTCGACCGGCGGCCCCTCGCGGACTACGGCTTCCACCTCGGCAGGCGGTGGGGCGCCGACCTCGCGGTCGGACTGGCCCTCGGCGGGGTGCTCCTCACGCTCGTCTTCCTCGTCGCCCTCGCCGCCGGGTGGGTCGCCGTCGTGGGGACGTTCCGCGCGCCGGGAGCGTTCCTGCCCGCGCTGGCGGGCAACGTCCTCGTGTTCTGTCTCGTGGGCCTCTACGAGGAACTGCTCGTCCGGGGGTACCTCCTGCGCAACCTCGCGGAGGGGCTGGCGGGCTACGTCAGCGAGCAGTGGGCCGTCGGCGCGAGCGTGCTGTTCAGTTCGGCTGTGTTCGGTGCGCTCCACCTCGGCAACCCCAACGCGACGCTCGTGAGTGCCCTCGGCATCACGCTCGCCGGGGTGATGCTCGCCGCCGGGTTCGTCTTCACGGGGGAACTCGCCCTCCCCATCGGCCTCCACGTGACGTGGAACGTCTTTCAGGGCCTCGTCTTCGGCTTCCCGGTGAGCGGCCTGACCGTCGGGACCACCCTGCTCGCCACCCGCGAACAGGGGCCGGACCTCCTGACGGGCGGGTCGTTCGGCCCCGAGGCGGGCCTCCTCGGGGTGCTCGCCACGCTGGTCGGTCTCGTGAGTACGCTCTGGTACGTCCGGCGGGCGGAGGGTGCGGTGCGAATCCACGACCGGGTGACGACGCCCCGCCTCCGCTGGTGGGACTGA
- the hisG gene encoding ATP phosphoribosyltransferase, whose product MRIAVPNKGRLHEPTIELLERAGLHLIDGADRKLYADTVDPDVTVLFARAADIPEYVADGAAAIGITGLDQQRESGTDLVDLLDLEFGRCRLVLAAPEEGEIEAVEDLRGGTVATEFPRITREFFEERGVEVDVAEVSGATELTPHVDIADAIVDITSTGTTLRMNRLAIVEEVMASSVRLFAHPDRVDDEKVSQIRTALESVLAASGKRYLMMNVPEERLDAVRDVIPGLGGPTVMDIAGEGMVAVHAVVDEERVFETIASLREEGASGILVTEIERLVE is encoded by the coding sequence ATGCGCATCGCCGTGCCCAACAAGGGACGTCTCCACGAGCCGACCATCGAACTCCTCGAACGGGCCGGCCTGCACCTCATCGACGGGGCCGACCGGAAACTGTACGCCGACACCGTCGACCCGGACGTCACCGTCCTGTTCGCCCGCGCCGCCGACATCCCCGAGTACGTCGCCGACGGCGCGGCCGCCATCGGCATCACCGGCCTCGACCAGCAACGCGAGTCCGGGACGGACCTCGTCGACCTCCTCGACCTGGAGTTCGGACGCTGTCGCCTCGTCCTCGCGGCCCCCGAAGAGGGGGAAATCGAGGCCGTCGAGGACCTCAGGGGGGGTACCGTCGCCACCGAGTTCCCGCGTATCACCCGCGAGTTCTTCGAGGAACGGGGCGTCGAGGTGGACGTCGCGGAGGTGTCGGGCGCGACGGAACTCACCCCGCACGTGGACATCGCGGACGCCATCGTGGACATCACCTCCACGGGGACCACGCTCCGGATGAACCGCCTCGCCATCGTCGAGGAGGTGATGGCCTCCTCGGTGCGCCTGTTCGCCCACCCCGACCGGGTGGACGACGAGAAGGTGAGCCAGATTCGCACCGCGCTCGAATCCGTCCTCGCCGCCTCGGGCAAGCGCTACCTGATGATGAACGTCCCCGAGGAGCGACTGGACGCGGTGCGAGACGTCATCCCCGGTCTCGGCGGTCCGACCGTCATGGACATCGCGGGCGAGGGGATGGTCGCCGTCCACGCCGTCGTCGACGAGGAACGGGTCTTCGAGACCATCGCCAGCCTGCGCGAGGAGGGCGCGAGCGGCATCCTCGTCACCGAAATCGAGCGGCTCGTCGAGTAG
- a CDS encoding amidohydrolase codes for MNTLGITGGRVLLPSMDVVEADVLVDTDAGEILDVEPEAGAAADETLDATDSLVTPGFVNAHTHAAMTLLRGYADDKPLESWLREDVWPAEAELTPEDIVAGTRLGMLEMIRSGTTGFVDMYFEVPRIVDAVADAGMRARLGHGVVTVAKDDEAAHDDARESIAVAREYDGAADGRVRTAFMPHSLTTVGTEFFEEYVPQARASDIPVHIHANETRGEVDPIVEERGVRPLEYAREVGLLEPEDFVAHGVHTDETEIDLLAETGAGVVHCPASNMKLASGMAPVQSMLDAGVEVGIGTDGAASNNDLDMFDEARDAAMLGKLAAGDASAVAAPDAVRMATAGSASVAGLPGGRLEPGAAADLAVVSLDAPHLTPVHDAVSHVAYAARGADVRHTVCDGRVLMRDREVLTMDAGAVQAEATERASALVERAN; via the coding sequence ATGAACACGCTCGGAATCACCGGCGGGCGCGTCCTCCTGCCCAGCATGGACGTCGTCGAGGCGGACGTCCTCGTGGACACCGACGCAGGCGAAATCCTCGACGTCGAACCCGAGGCGGGTGCGGCAGCGGACGAGACTCTCGACGCGACGGACTCGCTGGTCACGCCGGGGTTCGTCAACGCCCACACGCACGCCGCGATGACCCTTTTGCGGGGGTACGCCGACGACAAGCCCCTCGAATCGTGGCTCCGCGAGGACGTCTGGCCCGCCGAGGCCGAACTGACCCCGGAGGACATCGTCGCCGGGACGCGCCTCGGGATGCTGGAGATGATACGCTCGGGGACGACCGGGTTCGTGGATATGTACTTCGAGGTGCCCCGCATCGTGGACGCGGTGGCCGACGCGGGGATGCGCGCCCGACTGGGCCACGGCGTCGTGACGGTGGCGAAAGACGACGAGGCGGCACACGACGACGCCCGCGAGTCCATCGCGGTGGCCCGCGAGTACGACGGCGCGGCCGACGGACGCGTCAGGACGGCGTTCATGCCCCACTCGCTGACGACGGTGGGGACGGAGTTCTTCGAGGAGTACGTTCCGCAGGCCCGCGCGTCCGATATCCCGGTCCACATCCACGCCAACGAGACGCGCGGCGAGGTCGACCCCATCGTGGAGGAACGGGGGGTGCGACCACTGGAGTACGCCCGTGAGGTGGGCCTGCTCGAACCCGAGGACTTCGTCGCGCACGGCGTCCACACGGACGAGACGGAGATCGACCTGCTGGCGGAGACGGGCGCGGGCGTCGTCCACTGCCCGGCCTCGAACATGAAACTCGCCAGCGGGATGGCCCCCGTCCAGTCGATGCTCGACGCGGGCGTCGAGGTGGGCATCGGGACGGACGGCGCGGCGTCGAACAACGACCTCGACATGTTCGACGAGGCGCGCGACGCGGCGATGCTGGGCAAACTCGCCGCCGGGGACGCGAGCGCCGTCGCCGCACCCGACGCCGTGCGGATGGCGACTGCGGGGAGCGCAAGCGTGGCGGGCCTGCCGGGCGGGCGACTCGAACCCGGCGCGGCGGCGGACCTCGCGGTGGTCTCGCTCGACGCGCCGCACCTCACGCCGGTCCACGACGCCGTGAGCCACGTCGCGTACGCCGCGCGGGGGGCCGACGTTCGTCACACGGTCTGTGACGGGCGAGTGTTGATGCGCGACCGGGAGGTGCTGACGATGGACGCCGGTGCGGTACAGGCCGAGGCGACGGAGCGCGCGTCGGCGCTGGTCGAACGGGCGAACTGA
- a CDS encoding adenosylhomocysteinase yields the protein MTYPPISEQLDDVETAREEGRRKMDWARQHMPILTALREEFEEHKPFEGQRVAMAMHVEAKTANLAETIADGGAEVAITGCNPLSTHDDVSAALDAHENVTSYAKRGVDDEEYYEAIEAVIAHEPTVTVDDGGDLVLRIHERHEDLIDGIIGGCEETTTGVHRLRAMDADGALDYPVFAVNDTPMKRLFDNVHGTGESSLANIAMTTNLSFAGKTVVVAGYGDCGRGVAKKASGQNAHVVVTEVDSRRALEAHMEGYEVLPMNEAAKKGDVFITTTGNRDVITAEDFEEMQDGVLLANAGHFDIEVNLDDLSDLATEVREVRDGVREYEMEDGRRLNVLAEGRLVNLAGPLALGHPVEVMDQSFGVQAVCVRELVAADTGGLGDRIAERIRERLGRSNTLAPAGSRNYEAGVHEVPDALDREVARIKLEAEGIAIDDLTDVQREYMDDWQHGT from the coding sequence ATGACGTACCCCCCAATCAGCGAGCAACTCGACGACGTCGAGACCGCTCGCGAGGAGGGCCGCCGCAAGATGGACTGGGCGCGCCAGCACATGCCCATCCTGACGGCCCTGCGCGAGGAGTTCGAGGAGCACAAACCGTTCGAGGGCCAGCGCGTGGCCATGGCGATGCACGTCGAGGCGAAGACCGCGAACCTCGCCGAGACCATCGCCGACGGCGGTGCCGAAGTCGCCATCACCGGCTGCAACCCCCTCTCGACGCACGACGACGTGAGCGCCGCCCTCGACGCCCACGAGAACGTCACCTCCTACGCCAAGCGCGGCGTCGACGACGAGGAGTACTACGAGGCCATCGAGGCCGTCATCGCCCACGAACCCACCGTCACGGTCGACGACGGCGGCGACCTCGTCCTGCGCATCCACGAGCGCCACGAGGACCTCATCGACGGCATCATCGGCGGGTGTGAGGAGACGACCACCGGCGTGCACCGCCTGCGCGCGATGGACGCCGACGGCGCACTCGACTACCCCGTCTTCGCGGTCAACGACACGCCGATGAAGCGCCTGTTCGACAACGTCCACGGCACCGGCGAGTCCTCGCTCGCCAACATCGCCATGACGACGAACCTCTCCTTCGCCGGGAAGACGGTCGTCGTCGCGGGCTACGGCGACTGTGGCCGCGGCGTCGCGAAGAAGGCCAGCGGGCAGAACGCCCACGTCGTCGTCACCGAGGTGGACTCCCGACGTGCCCTCGAAGCCCACATGGAGGGCTACGAGGTCCTGCCGATGAACGAGGCGGCGAAGAAAGGCGACGTGTTCATCACCACCACCGGAAACCGCGACGTCATCACCGCGGAGGACTTCGAGGAGATGCAGGACGGCGTCCTCCTCGCCAACGCGGGCCACTTCGACATCGAGGTCAACCTCGACGACCTGTCGGACCTCGCCACGGAGGTCCGCGAGGTGCGCGACGGCGTCCGCGAGTACGAGATGGAAGACGGCCGCCGCCTGAACGTCCTCGCCGAGGGCCGCCTCGTCAACCTCGCCGGGCCCCTCGCGCTGGGACACCCGGTGGAGGTCATGGACCAGAGCTTCGGCGTGCAGGCAGTCTGCGTGCGCGAACTCGTCGCCGCCGATACTGGTGGATTAGGCGACCGCATCGCCGAACGCATCCGCGAGCGTCTCGGCCGGTCGAACACCCTCGCACCCGCCGGAAGCCGGAACTACGAGGCGGGCGTCCACGAGGTGCCCGACGCGCTGGACCGCGAGGTGGCGCGCATCAAACTGGAGGCGGAGGGCATCGCCATCGACGACCTGACCGACGTCCAGCGCGAGTACATGGACGACTGGCAGCACGGGACGTAA
- a CDS encoding HPP family protein, with amino-acid sequence MSLLDDVENVIPDRFTRLERAALELLEPVEERPTTADALRTTARVCALLSSLAVVALVTGQPYLFPSLGPSAYAMAVSPSAATSQSQRVFGGHLFGVLGGLVAYHLLAPGLSVTQLPPAMSIDSLRLAASALVALGLTSVSMLTTDLRHAPACATTLIVSLGLLTTLVEAGIILSAILVLAAVDFVLPGFGGIEDPPK; translated from the coding sequence GTGTCACTGCTGGACGACGTCGAGAACGTCATCCCCGATCGGTTCACCCGACTGGAGCGGGCCGCCCTCGAACTGCTCGAACCCGTCGAGGAGCGCCCGACGACGGCCGACGCGCTTCGCACGACTGCGCGGGTCTGCGCCCTCCTGTCGAGTCTCGCGGTCGTGGCGCTGGTGACCGGTCAGCCCTACCTCTTCCCGAGCCTCGGGCCCTCGGCGTACGCGATGGCGGTGAGTCCGTCCGCGGCGACCAGCCAGTCCCAGCGGGTGTTCGGCGGCCACCTCTTCGGCGTCCTCGGGGGGCTCGTCGCCTACCACTTGCTCGCGCCCGGCCTGTCGGTCACGCAACTCCCGCCCGCGATGTCGATAGACAGCCTCCGACTGGCCGCGAGCGCCCTCGTCGCCCTCGGCCTGACCAGCGTCTCGATGCTCACGACGGACCTCCGCCACGCCCCGGCGTGCGCGACGACGCTCATCGTCTCGCTCGGCCTCCTCACAACGCTGGTCGAGGCGGGCATCATCCTCTCGGCCATCCTCGTGCTGGCCGCCGTCGACTTCGTCCTGCCGGGGTTCGGCGGCATCGAGGACCCGCCGAAGTAG
- a CDS encoding TIGR00341 family protein, whose protein sequence is MRLIQTRVPADARENVLATLDEENIEHIVADEGGDSDAMVLYFPVPDGAVEKVLDRLHEEGLEEDAYTVITDIESATTPTLKDLESKYTQGPDDEVGLSHAALRSNAREVTPGRPMFVMFAALSAVLAAAGLLLNSAIVIVGAMVISPFAGSSLSASVGAVIGDYRSMLDSFKSQLLGLVVAVGSATAAAALIKWSYLVPPSLAIENIAQVSAFSIPIVLTFFIAIFAGAAGALALATDLSVSLAGVAVAAAIVPAAAAVGLGVVWVKPLLALGAIVLLLMNLLLINVSAFVALTLFGYRGSANVALREYVTFDLRSVGYAVVGVVVLVALVVSVVSTYQYLVFVETTNHNVEAVLGEGQYEDLELVDVQTDYGAEFLYPSSESETVRVVVSRSAGEEYPDLSRALQREIAADTPRGVTVQVQFVDYQQTTPQGSDVRDPDLSLGAGATSRGGVGVA, encoded by the coding sequence GTGCGGCTCATCCAGACGCGCGTCCCGGCGGACGCCCGCGAGAACGTCCTCGCGACGCTCGACGAGGAGAACATCGAGCACATCGTCGCCGACGAGGGCGGCGACAGCGACGCGATGGTGCTCTACTTCCCCGTCCCGGACGGCGCCGTCGAGAAGGTCCTCGACCGACTGCACGAGGAGGGCCTGGAGGAGGACGCCTACACCGTCATCACGGACATCGAGTCGGCCACCACGCCGACGCTGAAGGACCTGGAAAGCAAGTACACGCAGGGACCGGACGACGAGGTGGGCCTCTCGCACGCCGCCCTGCGCTCGAACGCGCGGGAGGTGACGCCCGGACGCCCCATGTTCGTCATGTTCGCCGCGCTCAGCGCGGTGCTCGCCGCGGCCGGCCTGTTGCTCAACTCCGCCATCGTCATCGTCGGGGCGATGGTCATCTCACCGTTCGCCGGGTCCTCGCTGTCGGCCAGCGTCGGGGCGGTCATCGGCGACTACCGGTCGATGCTGGACAGCTTCAAGTCCCAACTGCTGGGGCTGGTCGTCGCCGTCGGGAGTGCGACTGCCGCCGCGGCACTCATCAAGTGGAGCTACCTCGTGCCCCCCTCGCTGGCCATCGAGAACATCGCGCAGGTGAGCGCCTTCTCCATCCCCATCGTCCTCACGTTCTTCATCGCCATCTTCGCGGGGGCGGCGGGCGCGCTGGCGCTGGCGACGGACCTCTCGGTGTCGCTCGCGGGCGTCGCCGTCGCCGCGGCCATCGTCCCCGCGGCGGCCGCCGTCGGCCTCGGCGTTGTCTGGGTGAAGCCGTTGCTCGCACTCGGGGCCATCGTCCTCCTCCTGATGAACCTCCTGCTCATCAACGTCTCGGCGTTCGTCGCGCTGACCCTCTTCGGCTACCGCGGGTCGGCGAACGTCGCCCTGCGGGAGTACGTCACGTTCGACCTCCGGTCGGTGGGGTACGCCGTCGTCGGCGTCGTCGTCCTCGTCGCCCTCGTCGTCTCGGTAGTCAGCACTTACCAGTATCTCGTGTTCGTCGAGACGACCAACCACAACGTCGAGGCGGTCCTCGGCGAGGGCCAGTACGAGGACCTCGAACTCGTCGACGTGCAGACCGACTACGGCGCGGAGTTCCTCTACCCGTCGAGCGAGAGCGAGACCGTTCGCGTCGTCGTCAGTCGGAGCGCGGGCGAGGAGTACCCGGACCTCTCGCGGGCGCTCCAGCGTGAAATCGCCGCTGACACGCCGAGAGGCGTCACCGTACAGGTGCAGTTCGTCGACTACCAGCAGACGACGCCGCAGGGCAGCGATGTCCGGGACCCGGACCTGTCACTGGGCGCCGGGGCGACGTCACGGGGAGGAGTAGGCGTCGCCTGA
- the hjc gene encoding Holliday junction resolvase Hjc, translating into MPGNRKGDRMERELVNELDARGFAVMRAPASGSSTDRELPDVLAGNGEVFYAIEAKASSGRPIYLTGEEVEALVYFSQNFGAKPRIGVRFDREEWYFFHPADLYVTDGGNYRVKKETALAEGTDIEELTGGPKQARLTDPTE; encoded by the coding sequence ATGCCGGGCAACAGGAAGGGCGACCGGATGGAGCGGGAACTCGTCAACGAACTCGACGCGCGCGGGTTCGCCGTGATGCGTGCCCCCGCAAGCGGGTCGTCGACGGACCGCGAACTCCCGGACGTGTTGGCCGGGAACGGCGAGGTGTTCTACGCCATCGAGGCGAAGGCCTCCAGCGGCCGGCCCATCTACCTCACCGGCGAGGAGGTGGAGGCGCTCGTCTACTTCTCGCAGAACTTCGGCGCGAAACCCCGCATCGGCGTCCGCTTCGACCGCGAGGAGTGGTACTTCTTCCACCCGGCGGACCTCTACGTGACGGACGGCGGCAACTACCGCGTCAAGAAGGAGACGGCGCTGGCGGAGGGGACGGACATCGAGGAACTGACCGGCGGGCCGAAGCAGGCACGCCTCACCGACCCGACGGAGTAG
- a CDS encoding SWIM zinc finger family protein has translation MAVSALGGGIYEVDSDSGNTYSVDLLESRCSCPDHQMRGERCKHIRRVALEITGGRLPAPGQRAVECLHCGRGAFVPESAPAVCERCYLPPGTTVRDRETGAVVVVVETTGDRADEVTIAANRPLEEFGAGAEGEAVTVADYPKNEHYPSSDPVVRAVYPFSGDPETPFDELRQYSFPLSRLEQLVPRRDGDREGSPGRVRGTDPPALPAE, from the coding sequence ATGGCCGTCTCGGCGCTCGGAGGCGGCATCTACGAGGTCGACAGCGACAGTGGCAACACCTACTCGGTCGACCTGCTCGAGTCGCGGTGCTCCTGTCCCGACCACCAGATGCGCGGCGAACGCTGTAAGCACATCCGCCGCGTTGCACTCGAAATCACGGGGGGTCGACTCCCCGCCCCCGGCCAGCGTGCGGTCGAGTGTCTGCACTGCGGCCGCGGGGCGTTCGTCCCCGAGTCCGCGCCCGCCGTCTGCGAGCGCTGTTACCTGCCGCCGGGCACGACGGTCCGCGACCGGGAGACGGGCGCGGTCGTCGTCGTCGTCGAGACGACGGGCGACCGGGCCGACGAGGTCACCATCGCCGCCAACCGCCCCCTCGAGGAGTTCGGCGCGGGCGCCGAGGGCGAGGCGGTGACCGTCGCGGACTACCCGAAGAACGAACACTACCCGAGTTCGGACCCCGTCGTCCGGGCGGTCTACCCCTTCTCGGGCGACCCGGAGACGCCGTTCGACGAACTCAGGCAGTACTCGTTCCCCCTCTCCCGTCTGGAGCAACTCGTCCCGCGGCGCGACGGTGACCGGGAGGGCAGTCCGGGTCGGGTCCGGGGCACCGACCCGCCGGCACTCCCCGCCGAGTAG